In Balearica regulorum gibbericeps isolate bBalReg1 chromosome 26, bBalReg1.pri, whole genome shotgun sequence, one genomic interval encodes:
- the CBARP gene encoding voltage-dependent calcium channel beta subunit-associated regulatory protein isoform X2 → MAAIGSSGSQPGVGTVASLSAGCWCGAPQAQGWSLRPTQASRPRGWVQGGGPAEGEGGSPGRGSGPVSFSPSRAPPASPSLHPSLWSHLPSIHPDHTFHPSLHPPSSLLTTPSLHPFIPVPPSISPSRSLPPGSSAPRCRAGPGAGQEPLPPPPARPSRPGPVPPSVSPSPQDALGPGRTMSDDPTPWDNATESATAVPGEVSPQDGYVLLLALLSIFIGGTLVLLSGILIICRRCCEADHRHSRASDDPEKTNTTYLDDSQPAQDTTIKVEDPDCLSSSSYRDAESERFLSSSSSTARRVSFNEAALFDQSKKTQEKGRRYTLTEGDFHHLKNARLTHLHLPPPALKIVTIHECESSENSLAMTPCLPPPKPGLAIFQPPAGALPQPALPSHAVCPSSALPGDTYNSTVDTSFTEASPSASSDSGEGPSFTAAPRSGKVVGTGSAGAGEPTPAPAQGTVLQFFTRLRRHASLDGASPYFRIKKWKLESTQRASSLDTRGSPKRRQFQRQRAASESMDQEDQDPHQTDIIQYIAHTDDVAFHPAGGPFLPSPASPPPSLGRLEPGEGGAGSPGEAGVPEQPSAYHDIWSLRASLELYASSERSNDQDSVRSDGGDSVSSAGGMPPCPSSSLDEAEGPEEKLWGRPKPEESEPGTRKLLQMDSGYASIEAPSRGGEEGHPKDQTASEKRICFTSAGRKGTIFESFEGREPEEEEEEEEEEGSTARGAAGGGPPYPHSPLAWSPYGQMFPGRDALPRRDYSIDEKTDALFNAFVRHDPQFDESPLRGKHRSRTHLRKQWQHTKQYSDPGVRYPALERHRTPLRRGDSANYPLDARFHSPLPRIVSAGDEEAAEAADGVPPTPALPDPEIQVIVEEPGEAAPEPKAGSEPPRDDDCPGPGRCLGLGSGLELMDKIAGGLEERLYGHLRKVGQSAEPMVAVAASDAPPDHSPV, encoded by the exons ATGGCCGCCATCGGGAGCTCTGGCTCCCAGCCTGGTGTGGGGACCGTGGCCTCTCTCTCTGCCGGTTGCTGGTGTGGGGCTCCACAGGCGCAGGGATGGAGTCTGCGCCCCACACAAGCCAGCAGGCCCCGGggctgggtgcagggtgggggcCCAGCTGAGGGTgagggggggtccccggggagGGGCAGCGGTCCTGtctccttctccccatcccGGGCCCCACctgcctccccatccctccatccctccctctggAGCCAccttccctccatccatccagaCCACACCTTCCAcccctccctccatcctccaTCCTCCCTCCTGACCAcaccctccctccatcccttcaTCCCGGtccctccctccatctctccatccCGGTCCCTCCCTCCCGGCAGCTCCGCACCGCGGTGCCGGGCAgggcccggggccgggcaggagccgctgccgccgcccccggcccggcccagccgcCCCGGTCCGGTGCCTCCCTCTGTCTCCCCCTCGCCCCAGGACGCGCTCGGGCCGGGACGGACCATGAGCGATGACCCGACGCCCTGGGACAACGCGACCGAGAGCGCCACG GCGGTGCCCGGTGAGGTGTCCCCCCAGGATGGCTACGTGCTGCTCCTCGCCCTGCTCTCCATCTTCATCGGGGGCACCCTGGTCTTGCTCTCCGGCATTCTGATCATCTGCCGCCGGTGCTGCGAGGCCGACCACCGGCACTCCAG AGCCAGCGATGACCCTGAGAAAACCAATACCACCTACCTGGACGACTCGCAGCCAGCCCAGG ATACCACCATCAAAGTGGAGGACCCCGACTGCCTGTCATCCTCCAGCTACCGGGATGCGGAGAGCGAGCGGTTCctgtcctccagctcctccaccgCCCGCCGTGTCTCCTTCAATGAGGCCGCGCTCTTCGACCAGAGCAAGAAGACgcaggagaaggggaggag GTACACGCTGACGGAGGGGGACTTCCACCACCTGAAGAATGCCCGCCTGACCCACCTGCACCTCCCGCCGCCTGCCCTCAAGATTGTCACCATCCACGAGTGCGAGTCCAGTGAGAACAGCCTGGCCATgaccccctgcctgcccccaccCAAGCCCGGCCTTGCCATCTTCCAG CCCCCTGCGGgggccctgccccagccagcgCTCCCCAGCCATGCCGtgtgccccagctctgccctgcccgggGACACCTACAACTCCACCGTGGACACCAGCTTCACCGAGGCCAGCCCGTCCGCCTCCTCCGACTCCGGGGAGGGCCCCTCG ttcacagcagcacccaggagTGGGAAGGTGGTTGGGACAGGTAGCGCCGGCGCCGGGgagcccaccccagcccccGCCCAGGGCACCGTCCTGCAGTTCTTCACCCGCCTGCGCCGTCACGCCAGCCTGGATGGAGCCAGCCCCTACTTCAGGATCAAGAAGTGGAAGCTGGAGAGCACCCAGCGGGCATCCAGCCTGGACACAAGAG GGTCTCCCAAGCGGCGGCAGTTCCAGCGTCAGCGGGCGGCCAGCGAGAGCATGGACCAGGAGGACCAGGACCCTCATCAGACTGACATCATCCAGTACATCGCCCACACGGATGACGTGGCTTTCCACCCGGCGGGCGgccccttcctgccctcccccgccagccccccaCCCTCTCTCGGCAG GCTAGAGCCGGGCGAGGGGGGTGCGGGCAGCCCCGGTGAGGCCGGCGTCCCCGAGCAGCCCAGCGCCTACCATGACATCTGGAGCCTGCGTGCCTCGCTGGAGCTGTATGCCTCCTCTGAGCGGAGCAACGACCAGGACTCGGTGCGCAGCGATGGCGGGGACAGTGTCTCCTCTGCTGGCGGCatgcccccctgcccctcctcctccctggatGAGGCCGAAGGCCCTGAGGAGAAGCTCTGGGGTCGGCCCAAGCCAGAGGAGTCGGAGCCGGGCACGCGCAAGCTGTTGCAGATGGACAGCGGCTATGCTTCCATTGAGGCACCCAGCCGGGGGGGCGAGGAGGGGCACCCCAAGGACCAGACGGCCTCAGAGAAGCGCATTTGCTTCACCAGCGCGGGGCGGAAAGGTACCATCTTTGAGAGCTTCGAGGGCCGGGAGccggaggaagaggaagaggaggaggaggaagaggggagcaCGGCCCGGGGCGCAGCGGGTGGGGGACCCCCCTacccccacagccccctggCCTGGTCCCCGTACGGGCAGATGTTCCCGGGGCGGGATGCTCTGCCCCGGCGGGACTACAGCATCGATGAGAAGACGGATGCCCTGTTCAATGCCTTTGTGCGCCATGACCCCCAGTTCGATGAGTCGCCGCTGCGGGGCAAGCACCGCTCCCGCACCCACCTCCGCAAGCAGTGGCAGCACACCAAGCAGTACAGTGACCCCGGCGTGCGCTACCCTGCGCTGGAGCGGCACCGCACCCCCCTGCGCCGTGGGGACAGTGCCAACTACCCCCTGGACGCCCGCTTccacagccccctgccccgCATTGTCAGCGCTGGTGATGAGGAGGCGGCGGAGGCGGCCGATggggtcccccccaccccggcactGCCCGACCCTGAGATCCAGGTGATCGTGGAGGAGCCTGGAGAGGCAGCCCCTGAGCCCAAGGCTGGCTCTGAGCCCCCCAGGGATGATGactgccccggccccgggagatgcctggggctgggctctGGATTGGAGCTGATGGACAAGATTGCCGGCGGCCTGGAGGAGCGGCTCTACGGGCACTTGAGGAAAGTGGGACAGAGCGCTGAGCCCATGGTGGCCGTGGCGGCCAGCGATGCCCCCCCCGACCACAGCCCTGTCTAG
- the CBARP gene encoding voltage-dependent calcium channel beta subunit-associated regulatory protein isoform X1 produces the protein MSDDPTPWDNATESATAVPGEVSPQDGYVLLLALLSIFIGGTLVLLSGILIICRRCCEADHRHSRASDDPEKTNTTYLDDSQPAQDTTIKVEDPDCLSSSSYRDAESERFLSSSSSTARRVSFNEAALFDQSKKTQEKGRRYTLTEGDFHHLKNARLTHLHLPPPALKIVTIHECESSENSLAMTPCLPPPKPGLAIFQPPAGALPQPALPSHAVCPSSALPGDTYNSTVDTSFTEASPSASSDSGEGPSFTAAPRSGKVVGTGSAGAGEPTPAPAQGTVLQFFTRLRRHASLDGASPYFRIKKWKLESTQRASSLDTRGSPKRRQFQRQRAASESMDQEDQDPHQTDIIQYIAHTDDVAFHPAGGPFLPSPASPPPSLGRLEPGEGGAGSPGEAGVPEQPSAYHDIWSLRASLELYASSERSNDQDSVRSDGGDSVSSAGGMPPCPSSSLDEAEGPEEKLWGRPKPEESEPGTRKLLQMDSGYASIEAPSRGGEEGHPKDQTASEKRICFTSAGRKGTIFESFEGREPEEEEEEEEEEGSTARGAAGGGPPYPHSPLAWSPYGQMFPGRDALPRRDYSIDEKTDALFNAFVRHDPQFDESPLRGKHRSRTHLRKQWQHTKQYSDPGVRYPALERHRTPLRRGDSANYPLDARFHSPLPRIVSAGDEEAAEAADGVPPTPALPDPEIQVIVEEPGEAAPEPKAGSEPPRDDDCPGPGRCLGLGSGLELMDKIAGGLEERLYGHLRKVGQSAEPMVAVAASDAPPDHSPV, from the exons ATGAGCGATGACCCGACGCCCTGGGACAACGCGACCGAGAGCGCCACG GCGGTGCCCGGTGAGGTGTCCCCCCAGGATGGCTACGTGCTGCTCCTCGCCCTGCTCTCCATCTTCATCGGGGGCACCCTGGTCTTGCTCTCCGGCATTCTGATCATCTGCCGCCGGTGCTGCGAGGCCGACCACCGGCACTCCAG AGCCAGCGATGACCCTGAGAAAACCAATACCACCTACCTGGACGACTCGCAGCCAGCCCAGG ATACCACCATCAAAGTGGAGGACCCCGACTGCCTGTCATCCTCCAGCTACCGGGATGCGGAGAGCGAGCGGTTCctgtcctccagctcctccaccgCCCGCCGTGTCTCCTTCAATGAGGCCGCGCTCTTCGACCAGAGCAAGAAGACgcaggagaaggggaggag GTACACGCTGACGGAGGGGGACTTCCACCACCTGAAGAATGCCCGCCTGACCCACCTGCACCTCCCGCCGCCTGCCCTCAAGATTGTCACCATCCACGAGTGCGAGTCCAGTGAGAACAGCCTGGCCATgaccccctgcctgcccccaccCAAGCCCGGCCTTGCCATCTTCCAG CCCCCTGCGGgggccctgccccagccagcgCTCCCCAGCCATGCCGtgtgccccagctctgccctgcccgggGACACCTACAACTCCACCGTGGACACCAGCTTCACCGAGGCCAGCCCGTCCGCCTCCTCCGACTCCGGGGAGGGCCCCTCG ttcacagcagcacccaggagTGGGAAGGTGGTTGGGACAGGTAGCGCCGGCGCCGGGgagcccaccccagcccccGCCCAGGGCACCGTCCTGCAGTTCTTCACCCGCCTGCGCCGTCACGCCAGCCTGGATGGAGCCAGCCCCTACTTCAGGATCAAGAAGTGGAAGCTGGAGAGCACCCAGCGGGCATCCAGCCTGGACACAAGAG GGTCTCCCAAGCGGCGGCAGTTCCAGCGTCAGCGGGCGGCCAGCGAGAGCATGGACCAGGAGGACCAGGACCCTCATCAGACTGACATCATCCAGTACATCGCCCACACGGATGACGTGGCTTTCCACCCGGCGGGCGgccccttcctgccctcccccgccagccccccaCCCTCTCTCGGCAG GCTAGAGCCGGGCGAGGGGGGTGCGGGCAGCCCCGGTGAGGCCGGCGTCCCCGAGCAGCCCAGCGCCTACCATGACATCTGGAGCCTGCGTGCCTCGCTGGAGCTGTATGCCTCCTCTGAGCGGAGCAACGACCAGGACTCGGTGCGCAGCGATGGCGGGGACAGTGTCTCCTCTGCTGGCGGCatgcccccctgcccctcctcctccctggatGAGGCCGAAGGCCCTGAGGAGAAGCTCTGGGGTCGGCCCAAGCCAGAGGAGTCGGAGCCGGGCACGCGCAAGCTGTTGCAGATGGACAGCGGCTATGCTTCCATTGAGGCACCCAGCCGGGGGGGCGAGGAGGGGCACCCCAAGGACCAGACGGCCTCAGAGAAGCGCATTTGCTTCACCAGCGCGGGGCGGAAAGGTACCATCTTTGAGAGCTTCGAGGGCCGGGAGccggaggaagaggaagaggaggaggaggaagaggggagcaCGGCCCGGGGCGCAGCGGGTGGGGGACCCCCCTacccccacagccccctggCCTGGTCCCCGTACGGGCAGATGTTCCCGGGGCGGGATGCTCTGCCCCGGCGGGACTACAGCATCGATGAGAAGACGGATGCCCTGTTCAATGCCTTTGTGCGCCATGACCCCCAGTTCGATGAGTCGCCGCTGCGGGGCAAGCACCGCTCCCGCACCCACCTCCGCAAGCAGTGGCAGCACACCAAGCAGTACAGTGACCCCGGCGTGCGCTACCCTGCGCTGGAGCGGCACCGCACCCCCCTGCGCCGTGGGGACAGTGCCAACTACCCCCTGGACGCCCGCTTccacagccccctgccccgCATTGTCAGCGCTGGTGATGAGGAGGCGGCGGAGGCGGCCGATggggtcccccccaccccggcactGCCCGACCCTGAGATCCAGGTGATCGTGGAGGAGCCTGGAGAGGCAGCCCCTGAGCCCAAGGCTGGCTCTGAGCCCCCCAGGGATGATGactgccccggccccgggagatgcctggggctgggctctGGATTGGAGCTGATGGACAAGATTGCCGGCGGCCTGGAGGAGCGGCTCTACGGGCACTTGAGGAAAGTGGGACAGAGCGCTGAGCCCATGGTGGCCGTGGCGGCCAGCGATGCCCCCCCCGACCACAGCCCTGTCTAG
- the CBARP gene encoding voltage-dependent calcium channel beta subunit-associated regulatory protein isoform X3, whose translation MSDDPTPWDNATESATAVPGEVSPQDGYVLLLALLSIFIGGTLVLLSGILIICRRCCEADHRHSRASDDPEKTNTTYLDDSQPAQDTTIKVEDPDCLSSSSYRDAESERFLSSSSSTARRVSFNEAALFDQSKKTQEKGRRYTLTEGDFHHLKNARLTHLHLPPPALKIVTIHECESSENSLAMTPCLPPPKPGLAIFQFTAAPRSGKVVGTGSAGAGEPTPAPAQGTVLQFFTRLRRHASLDGASPYFRIKKWKLESTQRASSLDTRGSPKRRQFQRQRAASESMDQEDQDPHQTDIIQYIAHTDDVAFHPAGGPFLPSPASPPPSLGRLEPGEGGAGSPGEAGVPEQPSAYHDIWSLRASLELYASSERSNDQDSVRSDGGDSVSSAGGMPPCPSSSLDEAEGPEEKLWGRPKPEESEPGTRKLLQMDSGYASIEAPSRGGEEGHPKDQTASEKRICFTSAGRKGTIFESFEGREPEEEEEEEEEEGSTARGAAGGGPPYPHSPLAWSPYGQMFPGRDALPRRDYSIDEKTDALFNAFVRHDPQFDESPLRGKHRSRTHLRKQWQHTKQYSDPGVRYPALERHRTPLRRGDSANYPLDARFHSPLPRIVSAGDEEAAEAADGVPPTPALPDPEIQVIVEEPGEAAPEPKAGSEPPRDDDCPGPGRCLGLGSGLELMDKIAGGLEERLYGHLRKVGQSAEPMVAVAASDAPPDHSPV comes from the exons ATGAGCGATGACCCGACGCCCTGGGACAACGCGACCGAGAGCGCCACG GCGGTGCCCGGTGAGGTGTCCCCCCAGGATGGCTACGTGCTGCTCCTCGCCCTGCTCTCCATCTTCATCGGGGGCACCCTGGTCTTGCTCTCCGGCATTCTGATCATCTGCCGCCGGTGCTGCGAGGCCGACCACCGGCACTCCAG AGCCAGCGATGACCCTGAGAAAACCAATACCACCTACCTGGACGACTCGCAGCCAGCCCAGG ATACCACCATCAAAGTGGAGGACCCCGACTGCCTGTCATCCTCCAGCTACCGGGATGCGGAGAGCGAGCGGTTCctgtcctccagctcctccaccgCCCGCCGTGTCTCCTTCAATGAGGCCGCGCTCTTCGACCAGAGCAAGAAGACgcaggagaaggggaggag GTACACGCTGACGGAGGGGGACTTCCACCACCTGAAGAATGCCCGCCTGACCCACCTGCACCTCCCGCCGCCTGCCCTCAAGATTGTCACCATCCACGAGTGCGAGTCCAGTGAGAACAGCCTGGCCATgaccccctgcctgcccccaccCAAGCCCGGCCTTGCCATCTTCCAG ttcacagcagcacccaggagTGGGAAGGTGGTTGGGACAGGTAGCGCCGGCGCCGGGgagcccaccccagcccccGCCCAGGGCACCGTCCTGCAGTTCTTCACCCGCCTGCGCCGTCACGCCAGCCTGGATGGAGCCAGCCCCTACTTCAGGATCAAGAAGTGGAAGCTGGAGAGCACCCAGCGGGCATCCAGCCTGGACACAAGAG GGTCTCCCAAGCGGCGGCAGTTCCAGCGTCAGCGGGCGGCCAGCGAGAGCATGGACCAGGAGGACCAGGACCCTCATCAGACTGACATCATCCAGTACATCGCCCACACGGATGACGTGGCTTTCCACCCGGCGGGCGgccccttcctgccctcccccgccagccccccaCCCTCTCTCGGCAG GCTAGAGCCGGGCGAGGGGGGTGCGGGCAGCCCCGGTGAGGCCGGCGTCCCCGAGCAGCCCAGCGCCTACCATGACATCTGGAGCCTGCGTGCCTCGCTGGAGCTGTATGCCTCCTCTGAGCGGAGCAACGACCAGGACTCGGTGCGCAGCGATGGCGGGGACAGTGTCTCCTCTGCTGGCGGCatgcccccctgcccctcctcctccctggatGAGGCCGAAGGCCCTGAGGAGAAGCTCTGGGGTCGGCCCAAGCCAGAGGAGTCGGAGCCGGGCACGCGCAAGCTGTTGCAGATGGACAGCGGCTATGCTTCCATTGAGGCACCCAGCCGGGGGGGCGAGGAGGGGCACCCCAAGGACCAGACGGCCTCAGAGAAGCGCATTTGCTTCACCAGCGCGGGGCGGAAAGGTACCATCTTTGAGAGCTTCGAGGGCCGGGAGccggaggaagaggaagaggaggaggaggaagaggggagcaCGGCCCGGGGCGCAGCGGGTGGGGGACCCCCCTacccccacagccccctggCCTGGTCCCCGTACGGGCAGATGTTCCCGGGGCGGGATGCTCTGCCCCGGCGGGACTACAGCATCGATGAGAAGACGGATGCCCTGTTCAATGCCTTTGTGCGCCATGACCCCCAGTTCGATGAGTCGCCGCTGCGGGGCAAGCACCGCTCCCGCACCCACCTCCGCAAGCAGTGGCAGCACACCAAGCAGTACAGTGACCCCGGCGTGCGCTACCCTGCGCTGGAGCGGCACCGCACCCCCCTGCGCCGTGGGGACAGTGCCAACTACCCCCTGGACGCCCGCTTccacagccccctgccccgCATTGTCAGCGCTGGTGATGAGGAGGCGGCGGAGGCGGCCGATggggtcccccccaccccggcactGCCCGACCCTGAGATCCAGGTGATCGTGGAGGAGCCTGGAGAGGCAGCCCCTGAGCCCAAGGCTGGCTCTGAGCCCCCCAGGGATGATGactgccccggccccgggagatgcctggggctgggctctGGATTGGAGCTGATGGACAAGATTGCCGGCGGCCTGGAGGAGCGGCTCTACGGGCACTTGAGGAAAGTGGGACAGAGCGCTGAGCCCATGGTGGCCGTGGCGGCCAGCGATGCCCCCCCCGACCACAGCCCTGTCTAG
- the CBARP gene encoding voltage-dependent calcium channel beta subunit-associated regulatory protein isoform X4, with protein sequence MSDDPTPWDNATESATAVPGEVSPQDGYVLLLALLSIFIGGTLVLLSGILIICRRCCEADHRHSRASDDPEKTNTTYLDDSQPAQDTTIKVEDPDCLSSSSYRDAESERFLSSSSSTARRVSFNEAALFDQSKKTQEKGRRYTLTEGDFHHLKNARLTHLHLPPPALKIVTIHECESSENSLAMTPCLPPPKPGLAIFQPPAGALPQPALPSHAVCPSSALPGDTYNSTVDTSFTEASPSASSDSGEGPSFTAAPRSGKVVGTGSAGAGEPTPAPAQGTVLQFFTRLRRHASLDGASPYFRIKKWKLESTQRASSLDTRGSPKRRQFQRQRAASESMDQEDQDPHQTDIIQYIAHTDDVAFHPAGGPFLPSPASPPPSLGSPAPTMTSGACVPRWSCMPPLSGATTRTRCAAMAGTVSPLLAACPPAPPPPWMRPKALRRSSGVGPSQRSRSRARASCCRWTAAMLPLRHPAGGARRGTPRTRRPQRSAFASPARGGKVPSLRASRAGSRRKRKRRRRKRGARPGAQRVGDPPTPTAPWPGPRTGRCSRGGMLCPGGTTASMRRRMPCSMPLCAMTPSSMSRRCGASTAPAPTSASSGSTPSSTVTPACATLRWSGTAPPCAVGTVPTTPWTPASTAPCPALSALVMRRRRRRPMGSPPPRHCPTLRSR encoded by the exons ATGAGCGATGACCCGACGCCCTGGGACAACGCGACCGAGAGCGCCACG GCGGTGCCCGGTGAGGTGTCCCCCCAGGATGGCTACGTGCTGCTCCTCGCCCTGCTCTCCATCTTCATCGGGGGCACCCTGGTCTTGCTCTCCGGCATTCTGATCATCTGCCGCCGGTGCTGCGAGGCCGACCACCGGCACTCCAG AGCCAGCGATGACCCTGAGAAAACCAATACCACCTACCTGGACGACTCGCAGCCAGCCCAGG ATACCACCATCAAAGTGGAGGACCCCGACTGCCTGTCATCCTCCAGCTACCGGGATGCGGAGAGCGAGCGGTTCctgtcctccagctcctccaccgCCCGCCGTGTCTCCTTCAATGAGGCCGCGCTCTTCGACCAGAGCAAGAAGACgcaggagaaggggaggag GTACACGCTGACGGAGGGGGACTTCCACCACCTGAAGAATGCCCGCCTGACCCACCTGCACCTCCCGCCGCCTGCCCTCAAGATTGTCACCATCCACGAGTGCGAGTCCAGTGAGAACAGCCTGGCCATgaccccctgcctgcccccaccCAAGCCCGGCCTTGCCATCTTCCAG CCCCCTGCGGgggccctgccccagccagcgCTCCCCAGCCATGCCGtgtgccccagctctgccctgcccgggGACACCTACAACTCCACCGTGGACACCAGCTTCACCGAGGCCAGCCCGTCCGCCTCCTCCGACTCCGGGGAGGGCCCCTCG ttcacagcagcacccaggagTGGGAAGGTGGTTGGGACAGGTAGCGCCGGCGCCGGGgagcccaccccagcccccGCCCAGGGCACCGTCCTGCAGTTCTTCACCCGCCTGCGCCGTCACGCCAGCCTGGATGGAGCCAGCCCCTACTTCAGGATCAAGAAGTGGAAGCTGGAGAGCACCCAGCGGGCATCCAGCCTGGACACAAGAG GGTCTCCCAAGCGGCGGCAGTTCCAGCGTCAGCGGGCGGCCAGCGAGAGCATGGACCAGGAGGACCAGGACCCTCATCAGACTGACATCATCCAGTACATCGCCCACACGGATGACGTGGCTTTCCACCCGGCGGGCGgccccttcctgccctcccccgccagccccccaCCCTCTCTCGGCAG CCCAGCGCCTACCATGACATCTGGAGCCTGCGTGCCTCGCTGGAGCTGTATGCCTCCTCTGAGCGGAGCAACGACCAGGACTCGGTGCGCAGCGATGGCGGGGACAGTGTCTCCTCTGCTGGCGGCatgcccccctgcccctcctcctccctggatGAGGCCGAAGGCCCTGAGGAGAAGCTCTGGGGTCGGCCCAAGCCAGAGGAGTCGGAGCCGGGCACGCGCAAGCTGTTGCAGATGGACAGCGGCTATGCTTCCATTGAGGCACCCAGCCGGGGGGGCGAGGAGGGGCACCCCAAGGACCAGACGGCCTCAGAGAAGCGCATTTGCTTCACCAGCGCGGGGCGGAAAGGTACCATCTTTGAGAGCTTCGAGGGCCGGGAGccggaggaagaggaagaggaggaggaggaagaggggagcaCGGCCCGGGGCGCAGCGGGTGGGGGACCCCCCTacccccacagccccctggCCTGGTCCCCGTACGGGCAGATGTTCCCGGGGCGGGATGCTCTGCCCCGGCGGGACTACAGCATCGATGAGAAGACGGATGCCCTGTTCAATGCCTTTGTGCGCCATGACCCCCAGTTCGATGAGTCGCCGCTGCGGGGCAAGCACCGCTCCCGCACCCACCTCCGCAAGCAGTGGCAGCACACCAAGCAGTACAGTGACCCCGGCGTGCGCTACCCTGCGCTGGAGCGGCACCGCACCCCCCTGCGCCGTGGGGACAGTGCCAACTACCCCCTGGACGCCCGCTTccacagccccctgccccgCATTGTCAGCGCTGGTGATGAGGAGGCGGCGGAGGCGGCCGATggggtcccccccaccccggcactGCCCGACCCTGAGATCCAGGTGA